Within Campylobacter jejuni, the genomic segment ATACAAAATATTCACACTCTAAAAAGCTACGATAATGCAAAAAAAGTTTTTGACAATATAGAAGAATTATTTAAAATCAAAGATTATTTTTCAGAGCAAGATGATGGAGATGAAAGAATCAGAAATCTTGATGAGTTTTATGCTAATCTAAGAGAAAAACTCAAAGAAGATCCCGAAGCTTCTTTAGAAGATCTACTTAGTGAAATTTCTTTATTAAGTGATCAAGATAATTTAGATGAAGAATGTGTTTGCTTGATGAGTATTCATGCTAGCAAAGGTTTGGAATTTGATTATGTTTTTATAATAGGCTTTGATGAAGGATTTTTTCCTTTAAATAGCGAAGAAAATCTCGAAGAAGAACGCCGTCTTGCTTATGTTGCCATCACTCGCGCCAAGAAATTTCTCACAATAAGTGTTGCAAATTCTCGTTTTTATCATGGTTCAAGAGCAAATATCAATCCTAGTCGCTTCTTAGAAGAAAGTAAATTAATCAATGAAAAATCAAAAAATCAAAATATACAAAAAACTAGTTTTTGCAAAGGAGATCTAGTTAAACATAAAATTTTTGGCATTGGCAGGGTTGTTGAAGTTAATAAAAGCGGAAAAGAGGAAAAGCTTAATATTAATTTTGGTGGCATAATGCGTGTAATCATGGCAAGCTTTGTGGAAAAAGCAGTATGAACAAGATCTTTGCAGCCTTTAAACCAAGGAGTTTGAGCTCTAATGCCTTTTTAAGCACTTTAAAGAAAAAATATAAAAATAAAAAAGCAGGATATTCTGGCACTCTTGATCCTTTCGCCAAAGGGGTTTTAATCGTTGCATTTGGACAATACACAAAACTTTTCCGTTTTTTAAAAAAAACTCCAAAAACCTATAAAGCTACTTTATGGCTTGGAGTTTACTCTTTAAGTCTTGATGATCAAAATATAAAAGAAATTCAAAATATAAAAGAATTTGATCTTACAAATTTAAAACAAATCATTAATCAAATGCAAGGAATTATCTCCTATACACCACCGCAATTTAGCGCCAAAAGAATCAATGGAACTCGCGCCTATGAACTTGCAAAAAAAGGTATAGAAGTAAATTTAAAACCTTGTCAAATGGAAGTATTTGATTGCAAGATTTTAAGCTATAATCATCCTTTTTTAAATATCGAAATCACAGTCAGTGAAGGTGCTTATATAAGATCTTATTGTGAACTTTTTGCTAGAAAACTAGGTATTAATGCGACTTTAAGCTCTTTAGAGCGCATTAAAGAAGGTAAATTTGTTTATAATAATGAGAAAAGCTTAAATGTGTTAAAATACATTGACCTAAAACCAAATTTTATCAAGGATTTAAATAAACTAGAAAATGGTGCTAAAATTTTTGTCGAAGAATTAGAATTTCATGATGAAGGAGATTATTATATTGAAACAGAGAAATATTTTAGCATAATTAATATTAAAGAAAATACAGTAAAATATCTTCTAAATAAGGTTGAAAAATGTTAATATTATCAAGAAAAGAAAATGAAAGTATAATTATCGG encodes:
- the truB gene encoding tRNA pseudouridine(55) synthase TruB; amino-acid sequence: MNKIFAAFKPRSLSSNAFLSTLKKKYKNKKAGYSGTLDPFAKGVLIVAFGQYTKLFRFLKKTPKTYKATLWLGVYSLSLDDQNIKEIQNIKEFDLTNLKQIINQMQGIISYTPPQFSAKRINGTRAYELAKKGIEVNLKPCQMEVFDCKILSYNHPFLNIEITVSEGAYIRSYCELFARKLGINATLSSLERIKEGKFVYNNEKSLNVLKYIDLKPNFIKDLNKLENGAKIFVEELEFHDEGDYYIETEKYFSIINIKENTVKYLLNKVEKC